A single genomic interval of Thermoplasmata archaeon harbors:
- a CDS encoding rubredoxin: protein MGEGRYRCTVCGYVYDPAKGDPDSGVAPGTQFEQLPADWRCPVCGADKDSFEPA, encoded by the coding sequence GTGGGCGAGGGAAGGTACAGGTGCACCGTCTGCGGCTACGTATACGACCCGGCGAAGGGCGACCCGGACAGCGGCGTCGCTCCCGGCACACAGTTCGAGCAGCTCCCGGCCGATTGGCGCTGCCCGGTCTGCGGGGCTGACAAGGACTCGTTCGAGCCGGCCTGA